The Castanea sativa cultivar Marrone di Chiusa Pesio chromosome 11, ASM4071231v1 genome contains a region encoding:
- the LOC142617679 gene encoding uncharacterized protein LOC142617679, with protein MEEETRVSLEVPVTKAVEEAVINADPIKVTNGDLPVLGKEGKKEEEETDGEFIKVEKESIDVKDALHTSVTASVEDNKLSAIERSSSNSSREILEYQEKMRELEFELERLAGVLKHFESENSQLKDEISVTTEKLVESGKKCAELELSHKKLQEQIIEAEERHSAQLDALQESLQAQEAKSKDLIEVKEAFDGLSLELESSRKRMQELEHELQSSAGDAQKFEELHKQSGLHAESETLRALEFERLLEVAKLSAKEMEDQMASLREELKGLYEKIAENQKVEEALNTTAAELSAVQEELTLSKSQVLDMEQKLSLKEDLISELAQELDLRKASESKVKEDISSLENALSSTKEELQAKILELEEIKLKLQEEANTRELVNNALKTQEAQVSVIQEELSSVLKEKDVLQAAAKDLNISLKQAEEIQIQLEEKLRVSVENFCKSDSLLSQALSNNSELEQKLRSLEELHNESGATAATATQKNLELEDIIQASNASAEEAKSQLRELETRFIAAEQKNVELEQQLNFAEQKSRDTERELKGLSEKISELNATLGVIEEAKVHLNDQMQEYKEKINQLESALNQSSSRNSELEEELKIAMGKCAEHEDRANMNHQRSRELEDLIQISHSKVDDSSKKVSELELLLEAEKYRIQELEEQISILEKKSNDAEVDSKKYSDKVSELESEIEAFQARASSLEIALQTANEKEIELTESLNIATDEKRRLEDASNSSGEKLAQAENLLEVLRNELNLTQEKLSSIEDDLKAAGMRESEVMGKLKSAEEQLEQQGRVIEQTTSRNSELEFLHESLARDSDSKLQEAIANFTNRDSEAKSLFEKLKILEDQIRIYEEQVAEAARKSASLKEELDQALLKLASIESINEELRGQILEAENKASQSFSENELLVETNLQLKSKVDELQESLSSFISEKEATSQQLVSHSNTIAELTDQHSRAFELHSAAEARVVEVERKLEESIHRFNHRDSEAKDLSEKLSALESQIKVYEELSQQASESAEAQKIELEETLLKLKHVESIVEELQNKSSDFEKENGGLAEANMKLTQEVAMYESKLSDLQAKLSAVLAEKDETVEELNSSKKAIEDLTQQLASEGQKLQSQISSVMEENNLLTETYQNAKKELQSVILQLEQQLKEQKAKEDALRCDIENLKAEIAEKPVLQTRLKELEEQLVKNENQLKEEVQSIQLAAAGKEAEFLSKLDDHAHKVQDRDLLHEKVLELQKELKLAQSTTVEQKEKDSQKELEREAALKHSLEELEAKNKEILLLDKQVTELEQKLQLADAKLSQKGDGGSPAEYKEGLEVKSRDIGSAISTPSKRKSKKKSETTSAQTLSSSETHTQTSEVSPLMNFKFVLGVALVSVIIGVILGKRY; from the exons atggAAGAAGAGACACGAGTGAGTCTAGAAGTTCCGGTTACAAAGGCTGTTGAGGAAGCTGTGATTAATGCTGATCCCATTAAG GTAACAAATGGAGACTTGCCAGTACTaggaaaagaaggaaagaaagaagaggaagaaactGATGGAGAATTCATAAAAGTTGAGAAGGAATCTATAGATGTGAAAGATGCTTTACATACCAGCGTAACAGCATCTGTAGAGGACAACAAGCTGTCTGCCATTGAAAGAAGCTCAAGCAATTCGAGCAGAGAAATATTAGaataccaagagaagatgagAGAACTTGAGTTTGAATTGGAAAGACTAGCTGGAGTATTAAAGCATTTTGAATCTGAGAACTCTCAGCTGAAGGATGAGATTTCAGTGACAACAGAGAAGTTGGTGGAAAGTGGAAAGAAATGTGCAGAGCTTGAACTCAGTCACAAGAAATTGCAAGAGCAAATTATAGAGGCCGAGGAGAGACATAGTGCACAGCTTGATGCTTTGCAAGAGTCATTGCAAGCTCAAGAAGCAAAAAGCAAAGACCTGATTGAGGTGAAGGAAGCATTTGATGGTCTTAGCCTTGAGCTTGAGAGCTCAAGAAAGAGGATGCAGGAGTTGGAGCATGAGCTGCAATCTTCTGCAGGAGATGCACAAAAGTTTGAGGAGCTGCATAAACAAAGTGGTTTACATGCCGAATCCGAGACACTGAGAGCCTTGGAGTTTGAGAGATTGCTTGAAGTGGCAAAACTGAGTGCAAAAGAAATGGAGGATCAGATGGCTTCCCTACGAGAAGAACTCAAGGGACTGTATGAAAAGATTGCTGAAAATCAGAAGGTTGAAGAAGCACTTAACACTACTGCAGCAGAGCTTTCTGCTGTTCAAGAGGAATTGACGCTTTCAAAATCCCAAGTGCTGGACATGGAGCAGAAACTATCTTTAAAAGAAGATCTTATAAGTGAACTGGCCCAAGAACTGGACTTGAGAAAGGCTTCAGAATCTAAGGTGAAGGAAGATATCTCCTCACTTGAAAATGCTTTATCCTCAACTAAAGAAGAACTTCAAGCAAAGATTTTGGAATTGGAAGAAATCAAGTTGAAACTACAGGAAGAAGCGAACACAAGGGAATTGGTTAACAATGCATTGAAAACCCAGGAAGCACAAGTCTCAGTTATACAGGAGGAATTGTCTAGTGTACTTAAAGAAAAAGATGTGCTTCAAGCTGCTGCAAAAGATCTCAATATTTCTCTAAAACAGGCGGAAGAGATTCAGATCCAGCTTGAGGAAAAATTGAGGGTTTCAGTTGAGAATTTCTGTAAGTCAGATTCTCTTCTGTCTCAAGCTTTGTCAAACAATTCAGAGCTTGAACAGAAGTTGAGGTCTCTGGAAGAGCTTCATAATGAGTCTGGAGCTACAGCAGCAACTGCAACTCAAAAGAATCTCGAGCTTGAGGACATAATCCAGGCTTCAAATGCATCAGCAGAAGAGGCAAAATCGCAACTGAGAGAGCTTGAGACACGATTTATAGCAGCAGAACAGAAGAATGTGGAGCTTGAGCAACAGTTGAATTTTGCAGAACAAAAAAGCCGTGACACTGAGAGAGAACTAAAAGGACTTTCCGAGAAAATCTCTGAACTTAATGCTACATTGGGAGTAATTGAGGAAGCAAAAGTTCATCTGAATGATCAAATGCAGGAATACAAGGAAAAGATAAACCAGTTGGAATCAGCCCTAAACCAGTCCTCATCACGAAATTCAGAGCTCGAGGAGGAGTTGAAGATTGCTATGGGGAAATGCGCTGAGCATGAGGATCGGGCCAATATGAACCATCAGCGCAGCCGTGAACTAGAAGATTTGATCCAAATATCCCATTCAAAAGTGGATGATTCTAGTAAAAAGGTAAGTGAGTTAGAGTTATTACTCGAAGCAGAGAAGTATAGAATTCAGGAACTTGAAGAACAGATAAGcatattagaaaagaaaagtaacgaTGCAGAAGTAGATTCCAAGAAATACTCTGACAAGGTATCAGAACTTGAATCAGAAATTGAGGCATTCCAGGCTAGAGCATCAAGCCTTGAAATTGCACTGCAAACAGCCAACGAAAAGGAAATAGAGTTGACGGAGTCCTTGAATATCGCAACAGATGAGAAGAGGAGGCTAGAAGATGCATCAAACAGTTCTGGCGAGAAGCTTGCACAAGCAGAAAATCTGTTAGAGGTCTTGAGGAATGAATTAAACCTGACACAAGAGAAGTTGTCAAGCATTGAAGATGATCTTAAGGCTGCTGGAATGAGAGAGAGTGAGGTAATGGGGAAGCTTAAATCTGCAGAGGAGCAACTAGAGCAACAAGGAAGAGTGATAGAGCAAACTACTTCAAGAAACTCAGAGCTTGAGTTCTTACATGAATCCCTAGCAAGGGATTCTGATAGTAAACTCCAGGAAGCTATAGCAAACTTCACCAACAGGGATTCTGAGGCAAAATCTTTGTTTGAGAAATTGAAGATTCTTGAAGACCAAATAAGGATTTATGAAGAGCAAGTAGCTGAAGCTGCAAGAAAGTCTGCATCTTTGAAGGAAGAATTAGATCAGGCTTTATTGAAATTGGCTTCTATAGAAAGCATAAATGAAGAACTCAGAGGGCAGATCTTGGAAGCAGAAAATAAAGCTTCTCAGTCTTTCTCAGAAAATGAGCTATTAGTTGAGACCAATCTTCAGCTCAAAAGCAAGGTTGATGAACTCCAGGAATCACTAAGCTCTTTTATTTCCGAGAAGGAAGCCACTTCTCAGCAACTTGTGTCTCACAGTAACACAATTGCTGAGTTAACAGACCAGCACTCAAGAGCATTTGAACTACATTCTGCAGCTGAGGCTCGCGTTGTGGAAGTAGAAAGAAAGTTAGAAGAATCTATTCACAGATTCAATCACAGAGATTCAGAAGCCAAAGATTTGAGTGAGAAGCTAAGTGCTCTAGAAAGCCAGATAAAAGTTTATGAAGAACTTTCTCAACAAGCATCTGAGTCTGCTGAAGCCCAAAAAATTGAGCTGGAAGAGACTCTCCTCAAGTTGAAGCATGTAGAAAGCATTGTTGAGGAACTGCAAAATAAGTCAAGTGACTTCGAAAAAGAGAATGGAGGGCTGGCTGAGGCAAATATGAAGCTTACTCAGGAAGTGGCCATGTATGAATCTAAACTGAGTGATTTACAGGCAAAATTGTCTGCAGTCCTTGCTGAGAAGGACGAAACAGTTGAAGAGCTTAACTCTTCGAAGAAGGCCATAGAAGATTTGACACAGCAGCTTGCTTCTGAAGGACAGAAACTACAATCTCAG ATATCTTCAGTTATGGAAGAGAACAACCTGCTCACTGAAACATATCAAAATGCCAAGAAGGAACTTCAGTCTGTGATTTTGCAGCTTGAACAACAGCTGAAGGAgcagaaagcaaaagaagatgcATTGAGATGCGATATTGAAAATCTCAAGGCTGAGATTGCTGAGAAACCTGTGTTGCAAACTCGTCTCAAGGAACTCGAGGAACAATtggtgaaaaatgaaaatcaactGAAAGAAGAG GTTCAAAGCATTCAGCTGGCGGCTGCTGGAAAAGAGGCagaatttctttcaaaattggATGACCATGCACATAAAGTCCAAGATAGAGATTTGTTACATGAAAAAGTGCTAGAACTACAGAAAGAGTTAAAACTTGCTCAGAGCACCACTGTGGAACAG AAAGAAAAGGATTCTCAAAAGGAGTTGGAAAGAGAAGCAGCCCTGAAGCATTCTCTTGAAGAGCTTGAAgcaaagaacaaagaaatcTTGCTTCTAGATAAGCAAGTCACAGAGCTTGAGCAGAAATTGCAGCTGGCTGATGCTAAACTGTCACAAAAG GGAGATGGGGGAAGTCCAGCTGAATACAAGGAAGGATTGGAGGTCAAATCCAGGGACATTGGATCAGCCATTTCCACACCATCTAAAAGGAAGAGCAAGAAAAAGTCAGAAACAACTTCTGCTCAAACCTTGTCTTCTTCGGAGACACACACTCAAACTTCTGAGGTTTCTCCTCTCATGAACTTTAAGTTTGTCCTGGGAGTAGCTCTGGTCTCTGTGATCATTGGCGTAATTCTTGGGAAACGATATTAG